The Anaerolineales bacterium genome segment GGGCCAGCGAGGCAAGAGCACCGGAAATCAGGAGGCGGCGGTGTCGGGCCATGGCGCGCTACGGCATGTTCGACGGCCCGAAGGCGGAATAGGTGGCGTCGATTTGTGTCCGGATTTCGGCCACGCTGCGCCCCTCGTCGAGCATCCGCATCGTGTCCCGGGTGATATCCACGCAGATCGAACACCCGACTGCATGCAGGTCGTAGGTGATGGAACCGTCAGAGGCGACCTCCGAGATGTAGCAAGCGTAGTTGGACGTGTGTCCCATGGCACCACATCCGCAATAGCATGGGAGTTGCATCAGCACCTCGGGATGAGCGTCGGCAAAAGCATAGGCCTGACGCACCACCCGCGGAGCCGACTCAACCTCAAGTGGAAGTCCCTCGGGACTGGCGGCAGGAGCGCAGCCGCTGAGGACCGCTGACAAGGCGATCGCAAACAGCAAGCCCGCCCAACGGACGGGCGAGGTCCACCCCCGGCCGGGGACGGACCTACTCGCCGCGACCTGGTCGCCTAGGGAAAACGGGAGGCTCAAGACGGCATCTCCTCGGCTTCCGATTCGGCCACGAAGCTGCCATGCCAGGTATGCAGCCAAATGGCGCCCGTGGACCCTTCGACGCTCAACATCCCGGCGATGGTTCCGTCGGGGTTGTCAAAATCAAAGGTGTAGTACCCGTAGAAC includes the following:
- a CDS encoding PCYCGC domain-containing protein → MRQAYAFADAHPEVLMQLPCYCGCGAMGHTSNYACYISEVASDGSITYDLHAVGCSICVDITRDTMRMLDEGRSVAEIRTQIDATYSAFGPSNMP